One stretch of Pseudomonas sp. NC02 DNA includes these proteins:
- a CDS encoding glyceraldehyde-3-phosphate dehydrogenase, translating into MWKVPVTQKPDQCLGEWIDREALAEAMIPLIGQLYRNNNVVSSIYGRSLINQSVIAILKAHRFARHRSADDSELSVHETFPLLKAMSELKLGAASVDLGKLAYKFRKEGAGRTAEQFVREEMADVVGQQNAAARKGTDVVLYGFGRIGRLLARILIEKTGGGDGLRLRAIVVRKGAENDLTKRASLLRRDSVHGPFNGTIVIDEENNTITANGNLIQVIYAKNPSEVDYTQYGIKDALLVDNTGVWRDAEGLGQHLACPGIDRVVLTAPGKGKLKNIVHGINHGEITADDKIVSAASCTTNAIVPVLKAVNDKFGIVNGHVETVHSYTNDQNLIDNFHKGDRRGRSAALNMVITETGAATAAAKALPELAGKLTGNAIRVPTPNVSMAILNLNLEKAATREEMNEYLRYMALHSDLHKQIDFVNSQEVVSTDFVGSRHAGVVDAEATITQENRVVLYVWYDNEFGYSCQVVRVMEDMAGVNPPAFPR; encoded by the coding sequence ATGTGGAAGGTTCCCGTGACTCAGAAGCCCGACCAGTGTCTTGGTGAATGGATCGACCGTGAAGCACTCGCTGAAGCGATGATTCCGCTTATCGGTCAGCTATACCGCAATAACAACGTGGTGAGCTCGATCTATGGCCGCAGCCTGATCAACCAATCAGTCATCGCGATTCTCAAGGCTCATCGCTTTGCTCGCCATCGTTCTGCCGACGATAGCGAACTCTCCGTCCACGAAACATTCCCTCTGCTTAAAGCCATGAGCGAGCTCAAGCTCGGCGCGGCTTCGGTAGACCTGGGCAAGCTGGCCTATAAATTCCGCAAGGAAGGCGCTGGCCGCACCGCCGAGCAGTTCGTACGTGAAGAAATGGCCGACGTGGTTGGCCAGCAAAACGCCGCAGCCCGCAAAGGCACCGACGTTGTGCTGTACGGTTTCGGTCGTATCGGCCGCCTGCTGGCGCGCATCCTGATCGAAAAAACCGGTGGCGGCGACGGCCTGCGCCTGCGTGCCATCGTGGTGCGTAAAGGTGCTGAAAACGACCTGACCAAGCGCGCGAGCCTGCTGCGTCGTGACTCGGTCCACGGTCCGTTCAACGGCACCATCGTCATCGACGAAGAAAACAACACCATCACCGCCAACGGTAACCTGATCCAGGTGATCTACGCGAAGAACCCGTCTGAGGTGGATTACACCCAGTACGGCATCAAGGACGCACTGCTGGTGGACAACACCGGTGTGTGGCGTGATGCCGAGGGCCTGGGCCAGCACCTGGCGTGCCCGGGTATCGACCGCGTTGTCCTGACTGCGCCTGGCAAGGGCAAGCTGAAGAACATCGTGCACGGCATCAACCACGGTGAAATCACCGCTGACGACAAGATCGTGTCCGCCGCTTCCTGCACCACCAACGCCATCGTGCCGGTGCTGAAGGCTGTGAATGACAAGTTCGGTATCGTTAACGGTCACGTTGAAACGGTTCACTCGTACACCAACGACCAGAACCTGATCGACAACTTCCACAAGGGCGATCGCCGTGGCCGTAGCGCCGCGCTGAACATGGTGATCACCGAGACCGGTGCTGCCACCGCTGCTGCCAAGGCCCTGCCTGAACTGGCCGGCAAGCTGACCGGTAACGCGATCCGTGTTCCGACGCCGAACGTGTCGATGGCCATTCTCAACCTGAACCTTGAGAAAGCCGCCACCCGTGAAGAGATGAACGAGTACCTGCGCTACATGGCGCTGCACTCCGATCTGCACAAGCAAATCGACTTCGTCAATTCGCAGGAAGTGGTTTCCACCGACTTCGTGGGCTCGCGCCACGCCGGTGTGGTGGACGCTGAAGCGACCATCACTCAAGAGAACCGCGTTGTTCTGTACGTCTGGTACGACAACGAATTCGGTTACAGCTGCCAGGTGGTTCGTGTGATGGAAGACATGGCCGGGGTTAACCCGCCAGCATTCCCGCGCTAA
- a CDS encoding MFS transporter — protein sequence MSTTTGKGKAIFRVVSGNFLEMFDFMVYGFYATAIAKTFFPTDSAFASLMLSLATFGAGFLMRPLGAIFLGAYIDRHGRKKGLVITLAMMAAGTVLIACVPGYATLGVAAPLIVLFGRLLQGFSAGVELGGVSVYLAEIATPGRKGFFVSWQSASQQAAVVFAGLLGVGLNHWLSPEEMGDWGWRVPFLIGCLIVPVIFVIRRSLEETPEFQARKHRPTLQEIVRSIGQNFGIVIAGMALVVMTTVSFYLITAYTPTFGKAELHLSDFDALLVTVCVGISNFIWLPVMGAVSDKIGRKPLLLGATILAILTAYPALSWLVANPSFSHLLIVLLWLSFLYGSYNGAMVVALTEIMPVEVRTTGFSLAYSLATATFGGFTPAACTYLIHVLDNKAAPGIWLSGAAVLGLIATLILFKGNRHELRTAQASVVGGA from the coding sequence ATGTCCACTACAACGGGCAAGGGCAAGGCGATCTTTCGCGTTGTCAGCGGTAACTTCCTCGAGATGTTCGACTTCATGGTCTATGGCTTCTACGCCACGGCCATTGCCAAGACATTTTTCCCCACCGACAGCGCGTTCGCGTCCCTGATGCTGTCCCTGGCGACCTTTGGTGCCGGGTTCCTGATGCGTCCGCTGGGCGCGATTTTCCTCGGTGCCTATATCGACCGTCACGGCCGTAAAAAGGGCCTGGTGATCACCCTGGCGATGATGGCCGCCGGTACCGTGCTGATCGCCTGCGTTCCCGGGTATGCCACCCTGGGTGTCGCGGCGCCGCTGATCGTGTTGTTCGGCCGCCTGCTGCAAGGTTTCTCCGCCGGTGTCGAACTGGGCGGCGTGTCGGTGTACCTGGCGGAAATCGCCACTCCAGGCCGTAAAGGCTTCTTCGTCAGTTGGCAGTCCGCCAGCCAGCAAGCTGCGGTGGTATTCGCCGGCCTGCTGGGCGTAGGCCTCAACCACTGGCTCAGCCCGGAAGAAATGGGTGACTGGGGCTGGCGCGTGCCGTTCCTGATCGGCTGCCTGATCGTGCCGGTGATCTTCGTGATTCGTCGCTCCCTGGAAGAAACCCCGGAATTCCAGGCGCGCAAACACCGCCCTACCCTGCAGGAAATCGTCCGCTCGATCGGCCAGAACTTCGGCATCGTCATCGCCGGCATGGCGCTGGTGGTGATGACCACCGTGTCGTTCTACCTGATCACCGCCTACACCCCGACCTTCGGCAAGGCCGAACTGCACCTGTCGGACTTCGACGCGCTGCTGGTCACTGTGTGCGTGGGCATCTCGAACTTCATCTGGCTGCCGGTGATGGGGGCGGTGTCCGACAAGATCGGGCGTAAACCCCTGCTGCTGGGGGCGACTATTCTGGCGATCCTCACCGCTTATCCAGCGCTGTCCTGGCTGGTAGCCAACCCGAGTTTCAGCCATCTGCTGATCGTGCTGCTCTGGCTGTCGTTCCTGTATGGCTCGTACAACGGCGCGATGGTTGTAGCGCTGACCGAAATCATGCCGGTAGAAGTGCGCACCACCGGTTTCTCCCTGGCCTACAGCCTGGCGACGGCAACCTTTGGTGGCTTTACTCCGGCGGCCTGTACCTACCTGATCCACGTGCTGGACAACAAGGCCGCACCGGGCATCTGGCTCAGCGGCGCGGCGGTGCTGGGCTTGATCGCCACATTGATTCTGTTCAAGGGCAACCGGCATGAACTGCGTACCGCGCAGGCCTCTGTAGTCGGCGGCGCTTGA
- a CDS encoding chalcone isomerase family protein has translation MKHVVICLLLMFSVPVLANEADRLKQADFPAQSHQLVLKNQAVLTYLWADVYAAALFAPADLSAKQALDQQKDLRLELYYFRDIDRNDVIKAATATLERQQTPAALARLKPELDQLHKSFRNIRSGDRYALDFQPQRGLNLEINGTVVFSSRNDELAKAYLGIWLAPKGLSDSLRNTLLN, from the coding sequence ATGAAGCATGTCGTCATTTGTTTATTGCTGATGTTTTCGGTCCCGGTTCTGGCGAATGAGGCTGATCGCCTCAAACAAGCCGATTTTCCGGCGCAATCTCATCAACTGGTGCTGAAAAACCAGGCCGTCCTGACCTACCTGTGGGCAGACGTCTATGCGGCGGCATTGTTCGCCCCGGCTGACCTGAGCGCCAAACAAGCCCTGGATCAGCAAAAAGACCTGCGCCTGGAGCTGTATTACTTTCGCGATATCGACCGCAACGATGTGATCAAGGCCGCCACTGCCACCCTCGAACGTCAGCAAACACCCGCCGCCCTCGCCCGCCTGAAGCCTGAACTGGATCAATTGCACAAAAGCTTCCGCAACATCCGCAGCGGCGACCGTTATGCGCTGGACTTCCAGCCTCAGCGCGGCCTGAACCTGGAAATCAACGGCACGGTGGTGTTCAGCAGTCGCAATGACGAGCTGGCCAAGGCTTACCTGGGAATCTGGCTGGCACCAAAAGGCTTGTCCGACAGCCTGCGTAACACCCTCCTCAACTGA
- the sthA gene encoding Si-specific NAD(P)(+) transhydrogenase: MAVYNYDVVVLGSGPAGEGAAMNAAKAGRKVAMVDSRRQVGGNCTHLGTIPSKALRHSVRQIMQFNTNPMFRAIGEPRWFSFPDVLKSAEKVISKQVASRTGFYARNRVDLFFGTGSFADEQTVEVVCANGVVEKLVAKHIIIATGSRPYRPADIDFHHPRIYDSDTILSLGHTPRKLIIYGAGVIGCEYASIFSGLGVLVELVDNRDQLLSFLDSEISQALSYHFSNNNITVRHNEEYERVEGLDNGVILHLKSGKKIKADALLWCNGRTGNTDKLGMENIGVKVNSRGQIEVDENYRTCVPNIYGAGDVIGWPSLASAAHDQGRSAAGSIVDNGSWRYVNDVPTGIYTIPEISSIGKNEHELTKAKVPYEVGKAFFKSMARAQIAGEPQGMLKILFHRETLEVLGVHCFGYQASEIVHIGQAIMNQPGELNTLKYFVNTTFNYPTMAEAYRVAAYDGLNRLF, from the coding sequence ATGGCTGTCTACAACTACGACGTGGTGGTACTGGGTTCCGGCCCAGCTGGAGAAGGTGCGGCGATGAACGCCGCCAAAGCAGGGCGCAAGGTGGCGATGGTCGATAGCCGTCGCCAGGTCGGCGGTAACTGCACCCACCTGGGTACCATCCCGTCCAAGGCCTTGCGTCACTCGGTGCGCCAGATCATGCAGTTCAACACCAACCCGATGTTCCGGGCCATTGGTGAGCCGCGCTGGTTCTCGTTCCCGGACGTGCTCAAGAGCGCTGAAAAAGTCATTTCCAAACAGGTTGCCTCGCGTACCGGCTTCTATGCCCGTAACCGCGTCGACCTGTTCTTCGGCACCGGCAGCTTCGCCGACGAGCAAACCGTCGAAGTGGTCTGCGCCAACGGCGTGGTCGAGAAGCTGGTAGCCAAGCACATCATCATCGCCACCGGCTCGCGTCCGTATCGCCCGGCGGATATCGATTTCCACCACCCGCGTATCTACGATAGCGACACCATCCTCAGCCTGGGCCACACCCCGCGCAAACTGATCATCTACGGCGCCGGCGTGATCGGCTGTGAATACGCCTCGATCTTCAGCGGCCTGGGTGTATTGGTCGAGCTGGTGGATAACCGCGACCAGTTGCTGAGCTTCCTCGACTCGGAAATTTCCCAGGCGTTGAGTTACCACTTCAGCAACAACAACATCACCGTGCGCCACAACGAAGAGTACGAGCGGGTCGAAGGCCTGGACAACGGTGTGATCCTGCACCTGAAATCCGGCAAGAAGATCAAGGCCGACGCCTTGCTGTGGTGCAACGGCCGTACCGGCAACACCGACAAGCTGGGCATGGAAAACATCGGGGTCAAGGTCAACAGCCGTGGCCAGATCGAAGTCGACGAGAACTACCGCACCTGCGTACCGAACATCTACGGTGCCGGTGACGTGATCGGCTGGCCGAGCCTGGCCAGTGCCGCCCATGACCAGGGCCGCTCGGCCGCTGGCAGCATTGTCGACAACGGCAGCTGGCGCTACGTCAACGACGTGCCGACCGGGATCTACACGATTCCCGAGATCAGCTCGATCGGCAAGAACGAGCACGAACTGACCAAGGCCAAGGTGCCTTATGAAGTCGGCAAGGCGTTCTTCAAGAGCATGGCGCGTGCGCAGATCGCCGGTGAGCCCCAGGGCATGCTGAAGATCCTGTTCCACCGCGAGACTCTGGAAGTGCTGGGCGTGCATTGCTTCGGCTATCAGGCGTCGGAGATCGTGCACATCGGCCAGGCGATCATGAACCAGCCGGGTGAGCTGAATACCCTCAAGTATTTCGTCAACACCACGTTCAACTACCCGACCATGGCTGAAGCCTATCGGGTAGCGGCCTACGACGGCCTCAACCGGCTTTTTTGA
- a CDS encoding glycerophosphodiester phosphodiesterase family protein: MTLIYGHRGAKGEAPENTLTSFQECLKHGVRRCELDLHLSMDGELMVIHDPTLKRTTDRRGKVVEYSAADLVKMDARKGGPGWVNPCPIPRLEELFEQCDFDHWQLEVKSASRTRAATTVLAIREMAQRFGLMDKVTVTSSSREVLKAALDLTPDLSRGLVAEYAWLDPLKVAANYGCEILALNWTLCTPERLEKAQRQGLHVSVWTVNEPALMRRLADFGVDSLITDFPGLATATLGNY; encoded by the coding sequence GTGACCCTGATTTATGGCCACCGCGGTGCCAAAGGCGAAGCACCGGAAAACACCCTGACCAGCTTCCAGGAATGCCTCAAGCACGGCGTGCGCCGCTGCGAACTGGATTTGCACCTGTCCATGGACGGCGAGCTGATGGTCATCCACGACCCGACGCTCAAGCGCACCACCGACCGGCGCGGCAAGGTCGTCGAGTATTCAGCCGCCGACCTGGTCAAGATGGACGCGCGCAAAGGCGGCCCGGGCTGGGTCAACCCTTGCCCGATCCCACGACTGGAAGAGCTGTTCGAACAGTGCGACTTCGACCACTGGCAACTGGAAGTCAAAAGCGCATCGCGCACCCGTGCGGCAACCACCGTGCTGGCGATCCGTGAAATGGCTCAGCGTTTCGGGCTGATGGACAAGGTCACCGTGACCTCAAGCTCGCGGGAAGTGTTGAAAGCGGCGCTGGACCTCACCCCGGACCTGTCCCGCGGGCTGGTAGCCGAATACGCCTGGCTCGACCCGTTGAAGGTCGCGGCCAACTATGGCTGTGAGATTCTGGCGTTGAACTGGACGTTGTGCACCCCTGAGCGTCTGGAAAAAGCCCAGCGCCAGGGTTTGCACGTGTCCGTGTGGACCGTCAACGAACCCGCGCTGATGCGCAGGCTCGCCGACTTCGGCGTAGATAGCCTGATTACAGACTTTCCCGGTTTGGCCACTGCCACCCTCGGGAATTACTGA
- a CDS encoding PilZ domain-containing protein encodes MSTLDEEDRREYYRIEDMIALEITPLSGPEALSKEVLLDDSPLFNLLSELHLSEFESQHLLRQIGERDRTLAAFLKVQNKRMDLLSQIMAQSLLGEIGTPQPVVISEGGIEFLNPTAIQPDSHLAVKLVLMPQALGLLLRAKVTHCDAKTGGFEIGTEFEAMTDAQRQLLARYILQKQAQERRLAREKSDESDT; translated from the coding sequence ATGTCGACATTAGATGAAGAAGATCGCCGCGAATACTACCGTATCGAGGACATGATCGCACTGGAAATTACCCCACTGTCGGGCCCGGAAGCGCTGAGCAAGGAAGTGTTGCTGGATGATTCGCCGCTGTTCAATCTGCTCAGCGAGTTGCACCTGAGTGAATTTGAATCCCAGCACTTGCTGCGCCAGATCGGCGAGCGGGACCGCACCCTGGCCGCCTTCCTCAAAGTGCAGAACAAACGCATGGATTTGCTCAGCCAGATCATGGCGCAAAGCCTGCTGGGCGAGATCGGTACGCCGCAGCCCGTGGTCATTTCCGAAGGCGGCATCGAGTTCCTGAACCCCACGGCGATCCAGCCCGACAGCCACCTGGCGGTCAAGCTGGTGCTGATGCCGCAAGCCCTCGGGCTGTTGCTGCGAGCCAAGGTTACCCATTGCGATGCCAAGACCGGTGGCTTTGAAATCGGCACGGAATTCGAAGCCATGACCGATGCCCAACGCCAGTTGCTGGCACGCTATATCCTGCAGAAACAGGCCCAGGAACGGCGCCTGGCGCGGGAAAAAAGCGACGAATCCGACACCTGA
- a CDS encoding lipoprotein-releasing ABC transporter permease subunit, producing MFRPLFVFIGTRYTRAKRRNHFVSFISLTSMIGLALGVVVMIVVLSVMNGFDHEMRTRVLGMVPHATIESGEPISDWQSLAAKVKQNPKVLAVAPFTQMQGLLTNDGKVQKVLLNAIDPAQERNVSIIDNFMQQGKLDDLSPGSFGIAIGDKAAAKLGVGIGDKLTFVAPEVTVTPAGMFPRMKRFTVVGIFHVGAGEIDGYLGLTNLTDLARLHRWKPDQVQGLRLKFNDLFDAPRTSWEIAQHLGENQYYARDWTRTHGNLYQAIRMEKAMIGLLLLLIVAVAAFNIISTLVMVVNDKKGDIAILRTLGATPGQIMAIFMVQGTVIGVVGTLIGTVVGILAALNVSAAIAGLEVLIGHKFLNSDVYFIDYLPSQVQSQDVLMVGGAALVLSFLATLYPAWRAARTQPAQALRYE from the coding sequence ATGTTCAGACCTCTCTTCGTATTTATTGGCACGCGTTATACCCGTGCAAAACGTCGCAATCATTTTGTGTCGTTCATTTCCCTGACCTCGATGATCGGGCTCGCCCTTGGCGTTGTCGTGATGATTGTGGTGCTGTCGGTGATGAACGGCTTCGATCATGAGATGCGCACCCGCGTGCTGGGCATGGTGCCCCACGCGACCATCGAGTCGGGTGAGCCCATCAGCGACTGGCAAAGCCTGGCCGCGAAGGTCAAGCAGAACCCCAAAGTGCTGGCGGTTGCGCCCTTCACCCAGATGCAGGGCCTGTTGACCAATGACGGCAAGGTGCAGAAAGTCCTGCTCAATGCCATCGACCCGGCGCAGGAACGCAATGTCTCGATCATCGATAACTTCATGCAACAGGGTAAACTGGACGACTTGTCGCCCGGCAGCTTTGGCATCGCTATCGGCGACAAGGCGGCGGCCAAGCTCGGCGTGGGCATCGGCGACAAGCTGACCTTCGTCGCGCCGGAAGTCACCGTGACTCCGGCGGGCATGTTCCCGCGCATGAAGCGCTTTACCGTGGTCGGCATCTTCCATGTCGGCGCCGGTGAGATCGACGGCTACCTGGGCCTGACCAACCTGACCGACCTGGCCCGCCTGCATCGCTGGAAGCCGGACCAGGTCCAGGGCTTGCGCCTGAAATTCAACGACCTGTTCGACGCGCCGCGTACCTCGTGGGAAATCGCCCAGCACCTGGGTGAAAACCAGTACTACGCCCGCGACTGGACCCGTACCCACGGCAACCTGTACCAGGCCATCCGCATGGAAAAAGCCATGATCGGCTTGCTGTTGCTGCTGATCGTCGCCGTCGCCGCCTTCAACATCATCTCCACGCTGGTGATGGTGGTGAACGACAAGAAGGGCGACATCGCGATCCTGCGCACCCTTGGCGCCACGCCGGGGCAGATCATGGCGATCTTCATGGTCCAGGGCACGGTGATCGGTGTCGTCGGCACCTTGATCGGCACCGTGGTGGGGATTCTCGCCGCGCTGAACGTCAGCGCTGCTATCGCCGGGCTGGAAGTGTTGATCGGCCACAAATTCTTGAACTCCGACGTCTACTTCATCGACTACTTGCCGTCCCAGGTGCAGAGCCAGGACGTATTGATGGTCGGCGGCGCCGCGTTGGTCCTGAGTTTCCTTGCCACCCTGTATCCAGCCTGGCGCGCGGCACGTACCCAGCCGGCGCAGGCTTTACGTTATGAGTGA
- the lolD gene encoding lipoprotein-releasing ABC transporter ATP-binding protein LolD yields MSEKAILSCRNLGKSYEEGPESVVVLSNLQLELHPGERVAIVGSSGSGKSTLLNLLGGLDTPSQGSVWLAGEELSALGEKARGQLRNRSLGFVYQFHHLLPEFTALENVCMPLLIGKTAIPEARQRAQALLERVGLGHRLEHKPAELSGGERQRVAIARALVNNPGLVMLDEPTGNLDSHTAQGIKDLMLELSTQMRTAFLVVTHDMSMARQMDRVLHLQEGHLVAI; encoded by the coding sequence ATGAGTGAAAAAGCAATCCTGAGCTGCCGCAACCTGGGCAAATCCTACGAGGAAGGCCCGGAGTCCGTGGTGGTGCTGTCCAACCTGCAGCTGGAACTGCACCCGGGCGAACGCGTGGCGATCGTCGGCAGTTCCGGTTCCGGTAAAAGTACCTTGCTCAACCTGTTGGGCGGCCTTGATACGCCGTCCCAGGGCAGCGTCTGGCTGGCCGGCGAAGAGTTGTCGGCCCTGGGCGAGAAGGCCCGTGGCCAGTTGCGCAACCGTTCGCTGGGTTTTGTGTACCAGTTCCACCACTTGCTGCCCGAGTTCACCGCCCTGGAAAACGTCTGCATGCCGCTGTTGATCGGCAAGACCGCGATCCCGGAAGCACGCCAGCGTGCCCAGGCGTTGCTGGAGCGCGTCGGCCTGGGTCATCGCCTGGAGCACAAACCGGCTGAGTTGTCCGGCGGCGAGCGCCAGCGTGTGGCGATTGCCCGTGCCCTGGTCAACAACCCGGGCCTGGTGATGCTCGACGAGCCGACCGGCAACCTCGACTCCCACACCGCCCAGGGCATCAAGGACTTGATGCTGGAGTTGAGCACCCAGATGCGCACCGCGTTCCTGGTGGTGACCCATGACATGAGCATGGCCCGCCAGATGGACCGTGTGTTGCACCTGCAGGAAGGTCATCTGGTCGCCATCTGA
- a CDS encoding lipoprotein-releasing ABC transporter permease subunit, which translates to MFRPLSIFIGTRYTRAKRRNRFVSFISMTSMIGLALGVLAMIVVLSVMNGFQREMSSRILGMVPHATIVGVKPISDWQPVADAAMKNPEVTAAVPFTQMDGMLSYKGAMQPIEISGVDPAQEGKVSIVAQHIVQGHLEDLKPGEFGVVIGEITARRFRLNVGDKLTLIVPEISSAPGGITPRMQRLNVVGVFKVGAELDGSMALIHMADAAEIQHWEPNQVQSVRLAVKDLYAAPKVSADIAASLGADYKADDWTHTQGSLFSAMKMEKTMIGLLLLMIVAVAAFNIIATLIMVVNDKGADIAILRTIGATPRQIMAIFMVQGTVIGIVGTLIGGILGVIAALNVSELVGWLERVTGQHIFSSDVYFVSNLPSQLQGGDVLLICSAGFVLSFLATIYPAYRAAKIEPAHALRYS; encoded by the coding sequence ATGTTCAGACCGTTATCGATTTTCATCGGCACGCGCTATACCCGCGCCAAGCGCCGCAACCGTTTTGTTTCGTTTATCTCGATGACCTCGATGATCGGCCTCGCCCTCGGCGTGCTGGCGATGATCGTGGTGTTGTCGGTAATGAACGGTTTCCAGCGGGAAATGAGCTCACGCATCCTCGGCATGGTGCCCCACGCGACCATCGTTGGCGTGAAGCCCATCAGCGACTGGCAGCCGGTGGCAGATGCCGCGATGAAGAATCCGGAAGTCACTGCTGCTGTACCGTTCACACAGATGGACGGCATGCTCTCCTACAAGGGCGCGATGCAGCCGATCGAGATCAGTGGCGTTGATCCGGCCCAGGAAGGCAAGGTGTCGATCGTGGCCCAGCACATTGTCCAGGGCCATCTGGAAGACCTGAAGCCAGGTGAGTTCGGTGTGGTGATCGGCGAAATCACCGCCCGGCGTTTTCGCCTGAATGTCGGTGACAAGCTGACCCTGATCGTGCCGGAAATCAGCAGTGCGCCCGGTGGCATCACCCCGCGTATGCAGCGTTTGAACGTGGTGGGTGTGTTCAAGGTGGGCGCGGAGCTGGATGGCTCCATGGCCCTGATCCACATGGCCGACGCCGCCGAGATACAGCATTGGGAGCCGAACCAGGTGCAAAGCGTGCGCCTGGCGGTGAAAGACTTGTATGCCGCACCCAAGGTCTCGGCGGATATCGCCGCCAGCCTCGGCGCCGACTACAAGGCCGACGACTGGACCCACACCCAGGGCAGCCTGTTCAGCGCGATGAAGATGGAAAAAACCATGATCGGCCTGCTGTTGCTGATGATCGTTGCCGTGGCAGCGTTCAACATCATCGCGACCTTGATCATGGTGGTGAACGACAAGGGCGCCGACATTGCGATCCTGCGCACCATTGGCGCCACGCCGCGGCAGATCATGGCGATCTTCATGGTGCAGGGGACGGTGATCGGGATCGTCGGTACCTTGATCGGTGGCATCCTCGGCGTGATTGCGGCGCTGAACGTCAGTGAACTGGTGGGTTGGCTGGAACGGGTGACCGGGCAGCATATCTTCAGTTCGGACGTGTATTTCGTCAGCAACCTGCCTTCGCAGTTGCAGGGTGGGGATGTGTTGCTGATTTGCTCGGCGGGGTTTGTGTTGAGCTTTTTGGCGACCATCTATCCGGCGTATCGCGCGGCGAAGATTGAGCCGGCGCATGCCCTCAGGTATTCGTAA
- a CDS encoding heavy metal sensor histidine kinase yields the protein MKRISLTSRLALLFAGCTAVVSLLAGVLFNHASEAHFIELDQQLLDGKLIALRSTLQGADTPERFALRETTLREELNRQPDLALRITAGDQRWFDGAPGITLPQAPGLHSVQNAGTDYRVYNAPLIPGNADSPRLTLMLDITHHQHFLQRMQHLIWLTVGLSALATALLGAWAARSGLRPLRRMSEVASGVSAHSLTQRLPQEQMPAELAELAQSFNAMLGRLDDAFQRLSAFSADIAHELRTPLSNLLTQTQVILTQPRALEDYREALHSNLEELQWMAQLVNDMLYLAKADHGLLVPKRETLVLADEVEALLEFFAPLAEDVQVRLVREGSASTSGDRSMLRRAISNLLDNALRFTPPGGEVSVRIVEGMQGVTLSVENTGEGIPEALLPRLFDRFYRADPARHEGSSEHAGLGLAITQSIVRAHGGRIFCESGAGWARFVMELPQGY from the coding sequence ATGAAACGGATTTCCCTGACCAGCCGCCTGGCACTGCTGTTTGCTGGCTGTACCGCCGTGGTTTCATTGCTGGCCGGCGTGCTGTTCAACCATGCCAGCGAGGCGCACTTTATCGAGCTGGACCAGCAGTTGCTCGACGGCAAGCTGATAGCGCTGCGCAGCACATTGCAAGGTGCCGACACGCCAGAACGATTTGCCTTACGAGAAACAACGCTGCGAGAAGAACTCAATCGCCAGCCCGACCTGGCCCTGCGCATCACCGCCGGCGATCAGCGCTGGTTCGACGGCGCTCCCGGCATCACCCTGCCCCAGGCGCCTGGCCTGCACAGCGTGCAGAACGCCGGCACCGATTACCGCGTGTACAACGCGCCGCTTATTCCTGGAAACGCTGACTCGCCACGCCTGACGCTGATGCTCGACATCACCCACCATCAACACTTCCTGCAACGCATGCAGCATCTGATCTGGCTGACCGTCGGCCTTTCCGCCCTGGCCACCGCCCTGCTCGGCGCCTGGGCCGCCCGCAGCGGGTTGCGACCGCTGAGGCGCATGAGCGAAGTCGCCAGCGGCGTCTCTGCCCACTCCCTGACCCAGCGCCTGCCCCAGGAACAAATGCCCGCCGAACTGGCGGAACTCGCCCAGTCCTTCAACGCGATGCTTGGGCGCCTGGACGATGCCTTCCAGCGCCTTTCGGCGTTTTCTGCCGACATCGCCCATGAACTGCGCACGCCACTGTCGAATTTGCTGACACAGACCCAAGTCATCCTCACGCAGCCACGGGCGCTGGAGGACTACCGCGAAGCCCTGCACAGCAACCTGGAAGAACTGCAATGGATGGCGCAGTTGGTCAACGACATGCTGTACCTGGCCAAGGCGGACCATGGGCTGCTGGTGCCCAAGCGCGAAACCCTGGTGCTGGCGGACGAGGTGGAGGCATTGCTGGAATTTTTCGCGCCGCTGGCGGAGGACGTCCAGGTGCGGCTGGTTCGGGAAGGCAGCGCCAGCACTTCAGGTGACCGCAGCATGTTGCGCCGGGCGATTTCCAACCTGCTGGATAACGCGTTGCGGTTCACCCCTCCGGGTGGCGAAGTCAGCGTGCGGATTGTCGAGGGGATGCAAGGCGTGACGCTGAGTGTGGAAAACACCGGGGAAGGCATTCCCGAGGCATTGTTGCCACGGTTGTTTGACCGGTTTTACCGGGCAGATCCGGCGCGTCATGAAGGGAGCAGCGAACATGCGGGGCTGGGTTTGGCGATTACCCAGTCGATTGTGCGGGCCCATGGGGGGCGGATTTTCTGTGAGTCGGGGGCGGGATGGGCGAGGTTTGTGATGGAGTTGCCGCAGGGGTATTGA